The Flavobacterium sp. HJ-32-4 genome contains a region encoding:
- the rplM gene encoding 50S ribosomal protein L13, translating to MNTLSYKTISANKATVTKEWVVVDAEGHNLGRLASKVAMILRGKNKPSYTPHVDCGDNVIVINAEKINLTGNKLEDKTYVRHTGYPGGQRVLSAKVVQQKNPAMLVEKAVKGMLPKNKLGAELFRNLNVVVGPEHKHGAQKPRTVNLNDLK from the coding sequence GTGAACACACTAAGTTACAAGACGATTTCAGCCAACAAGGCCACAGTCACCAAGGAGTGGGTTGTGGTAGACGCTGAAGGTCATAACTTGGGGCGTCTCGCGTCGAAGGTGGCGATGATCCTTCGTGGCAAGAACAAACCGAGCTATACCCCTCACGTCGACTGTGGTGATAACGTGATCGTGATCAACGCAGAAAAAATTAACCTTACAGGCAACAAGCTGGAAGACAAGACGTATGTACGTCACACCGGCTATCCTGGAGGACAACGTGTCCTTTCCGCCAAAGTAGTACAGCAGAAAAACCCTGCTATGCTGGTAGAGAAGGCCGTAAAAGGAATGCTCCCGAAGAACAAACTCGGCGCTGAGCTTTTCCGCAACCTGAATGTAGTAGTAGGTCCTGAGCACAAACACGGTGCACAGAAGCCTAGAACCGTTAACCTTAACGACCTGAAGTAA